A portion of the Homalodisca vitripennis isolate AUS2020 chromosome 2, UT_GWSS_2.1, whole genome shotgun sequence genome contains these proteins:
- the LOC124353567 gene encoding uncharacterized protein LOC124353567, with protein MDKDMTTAGDTNWRAACESEARARDAWQGRYGWIKREYAILNQELEELRARRPERQARETAGDRRSVLPFPVTTARDIGWLSGRREFQLEVLGPYPYTAPSRPPIDPPPQ; from the exons ATGGATAAGGATATGACCACAGCTGGAGACACGAACTGGAGGGCAGCTTGCGAGTCAGAGGCTCGAGCGAGAGACGCTTGGCAAGGCAG GTACGGCTGGATCAAGCGGGAGTACGCCATTTTGAATCAGGAGCTGGAGGAACTGAGAGCCCGTAGGCCTGAGCGTCAGGCGCGGGAGACAGCGGGCGATAGGCGGTCAGTCTTACCTTTCCCGGTCACCACGGCCCGGGACATCGGCTGGCTCTCTGGCAGGCGGGAGTTCCAGCTGGAAGTGCTGGGACCCTACCCGTACACCGCACCTTCACGCCCCCCTATCGACCCCCCTCCGCAATAA